One Euphorbia lathyris chromosome 1, ddEupLath1.1, whole genome shotgun sequence DNA segment encodes these proteins:
- the LOC136213805 gene encoding sugar carrier protein C-like, producing MAGGFVPSGGQAKQYPGKLTRHVLITCIIAATGGLIFGYDLGISGGVTSMDPFLKKFFPEVYKKQSSESSNNQYCKFDSQILTLFTSSLYIAALISSVFASIITRTFGRRITMCIGGVLFAVGSGFNGFAESVWMLIVGRLLLGFGIGCANQSVPIYLSEVAPAKYRGALNMMFQLLITIGILIANLLNYFFAKIEGGWGWRLSLGLAIVPAIIIIVGSAVLPETPNSLIERGLTDGAKKQLIKLRGVSDVDEELTDLVAASAESQAVKHPWLNIFKRKYRPQLVFAICIPTFQQLTGMNVIVFYAPVLFRTIGFKSTASLMSALITGIVNACATTISIFTVDRCGRRKLFLLGGTQMFIAQTVVTILIASKFGVSGNPGDLPTWYAGVVVFAICVYTAGFAYSWGPLGWLVPSEIFPLEVRSAAQSINVSVNMIFTFAIAQVFTTMLCHLKFGLFIFFAACVVVMCTFMYYYLPETKGVPIEDMIPVFKNHSRWRQYYDQTDDDHGEKGPSD from the exons ATGGCCGGAGGTTTTGTTCCGAGTGGCGGACAAGCTAAGCAATATCCCGGTAAGCTTACTCGCCATGTGCTGATCACGTGCATCATCGCAGCCACCGGTGGTCTCATTTTTGGCTACGATCTTGGTATTTCAG GCGGAGTTACATCTATGGATCCGTTTTTGAAAAAGTTTTTCCCCGAAGTTTATAAAAAACAATCATCGGAGTCATCTAATAATCAGTACTGTAAATTTGATAGCCAAATACTCACATTGTTTACATCTTCTTTATACATTGCTGCCCTAATCTCGTCCGTATTTGCTTCCATAATTACTCGAACATTCGGTCGCCGAATCACTATGTGTATCGGCGGAGTACTTTTCGCTGTTGGTTCTGGCTTCAATGGTTTTGCTGAGAGTGTTTGGATGCTCATTGTTGGTCGTTTGCTTCTCGGTTTTGGTATTGGTTGCGCTAATCAG TCTGTGCCGATTTATTTATCAGAAGTGGCTCCAGCCAAGTATCGCGGCGCACTTAACATGATGTTTCAGCTATTAATAACAATCGGTATTCTAATCGCGAACCTGTTGAATTACTTTTTCGCGAAGATCGAAGGAGGTTGGGGATGGAGATTGAGTTTAGGTTTAGCAATAGTTCCAGCAATCATTATAATCGTAGGTTCAGCAGTCCTTCCCGAAACCCCAAATTCTCTGATTGAAAGAGGACTCACAGATGGAGCTAAGAAACAACTCATTAAACTCCGCGGAGTCTCCGACGTGGACGAAGAACTCACCGATCTAGTAGCCGCTAGTGCGGAATCACAAGCCGTAAAACATCCATGGTTGAACATATTCAAGAGAAAATACAGACCTCAACTAGTTTTCGCAATTTGCATCCCCACGTTTCAACAGCTAACGGGGATGAACGTCATTGTTTTCTACGCTCCGGTTTTATTCAGAACCATCGGATTTAAAAGCACAGCTTCACTCATGTCCGCATTGATTACCGGCATTGTCAATGCTTGCGCGACCACGATTTCAATCTTCACCGTTGATAGATGCGGCAGGCGAAAACTTTTCCTCCTCGGCGGCACTCAAATGTTCATCGCCCag acGGTTGTGACAATCCTGATAGCATCGAAGTTCGGAGTAAGTGGAAACCCGGGAGACTTACCAACATGGTATGCAGGAGTAGTAGTGTTTGCAATATGCGTATATACAGCCGGATTTGCGTATTCATGGGGGCCTCTCGGATGGTTAGTTCCGAGTGAGATTTTTCCTTTGGAGGTTCGTTCGGCTGCTCAAAGTATCAATGTATCGGTAAACATGATCTTCACTTTCGCGATAGCACAAGTTTTCACGACAATGCTTTGTCATTTGAAGTTCGGATTGTTCATCTTTTTCGCTGCTTGTGTGGTTGTTATGTGCACGTTTATGTACTACTATTTGCCGGAGACTAAGGGTGTTCCGATTGAGGATATGATCCCGGTTTTTAAGAATCATTCTCGCTGGAGACAGTATTATGATCAGACTGATGATGATCATGGGGAGAAAGGTCCAAGTGATtaa